In Thalassoglobus sp. JC818, a single window of DNA contains:
- a CDS encoding Crp/Fnr family transcriptional regulator, translated as MDEKLWFLKECPLFERLTEQQIEHLESASQSRSFGKGEMIYLPSDASESVLLLTKGRVKLFHVTSDGKQALLALIEPGEVFGELAVFDGGQREEFAEAMMPSTLIRIPKAIVQELMESEANVAIGITKLMGFRRRRVERRLKSLLFRSNRERLIHLLIELADQYGVRTPDGVRLKIKLSHQELASIIGSTRETVTVVLGDLQSEGKLTIERRHLILNNIEQLASSIGVTSPKIPVDSPFLHRTARPARYGT; from the coding sequence ATGGACGAAAAACTTTGGTTCCTCAAAGAGTGCCCGTTGTTCGAACGGTTAACCGAACAACAGATCGAGCACTTGGAATCCGCCTCACAGAGCCGCTCTTTCGGCAAAGGGGAGATGATCTATCTCCCGTCAGATGCGAGCGAATCAGTCCTGCTCCTCACCAAGGGCCGCGTGAAGCTGTTTCATGTGACCTCTGATGGAAAACAGGCTCTTCTGGCTCTGATTGAGCCGGGAGAGGTATTTGGCGAACTGGCTGTCTTCGATGGTGGGCAACGCGAGGAATTTGCGGAAGCAATGATGCCCAGCACGTTGATTCGCATTCCGAAAGCGATCGTTCAGGAACTGATGGAATCAGAAGCCAATGTGGCAATTGGCATCACCAAGTTGATGGGGTTTCGTCGCCGCCGTGTGGAGCGTCGGTTGAAGTCCCTGCTCTTTCGGTCCAACCGTGAGCGATTGATTCATCTTCTGATCGAACTGGCAGATCAATATGGTGTGAGAACTCCGGACGGTGTTCGACTGAAAATCAAGCTTTCGCATCAGGAACTGGCCAGTATCATCGGCAGCACTCGTGAAACAGTGACCGTTGTGTTGGGAGACTTGCAGTCCGAAGGGAAACTGACGATTGAGCGAAGGCATCTCATCCTGAACAATATCGAGCAACTGGCGTCCAGTATTGGTGTCACGTCACCAAAGATTCCGGTAGACAGCCCCTTCCTGCACAGAACAGCCCGGCCAGCTCGTTATGGGACCTGA